Sequence from the Candidatus Methylomirabilota bacterium genome:
GCGTGGAGGTGATGAAAGGCGCAGAGGGATTGCGCCGGCGCTCGCCGCGCGTGACGCTCTTGACCTGCCAGGACGCGCCATGCAGCGACGTCATCACCGCCATGGTGGCGGCCTCGGTCGCCAGCACGGCCTTCTCGCCCTTGACCTCGCGCAGAGTGGCGATGAACTCCGGCGGGTTCTTGCCCTTGAGCCGCGCGTGCAGCGACCAGTACTCGGTCGGGACGAAGGCCAGGACCTCGCGCTCGCGCTCGGTGATGAGCCGCACCGCGACGGACTGGACGCGCCCGGCCGAGAGTCCCCGTCGGATCTTCTGCCAGAGCAGTGGGGACAGCTTGTAGCCCACCAGCCGGTCGAGGATGCGCCGGGCCTGCTGCGCGTCCACCTTGTTCGTGTCGATCTTGCCGGGGTGCTGGAAGGCCGCCTTGACCGCCCGCTCCGTGATCTCGTTGAACATGATCCGGTACGTCTTGGCCTTGGGCACGCCCAGCTCCTGGGCAAGGTGCCAGCCGATCGCCTCGCCCTCGCGGTCCGGGTCCGTCGCGATATAGAGAGCGCCGACCTTCTCGGCCGCCTTCTTGAGCTCGTCGAGCACCTTCTTCTTCGCCGGCAGCACGCGGTAGTCCGGCTTGAAGCCCTTCTTCTCGTCCACCCCAAGCTTGCTCTTGGGCAGGTCGCGGACGTGCCCCATCGAGGCCCTGACGATGAAGCTCGAATCCAGGTACTTCTGGATCGTCTTGACCTTGGTGGGCGATTCCACCACCACCAGCGACTTTACCGATCCGGGCGGCTTTGCCGACCCGGGCGATTTTGCCGACGCGGGCGGCTTCGTCGGCGCCGGCGACTTCGCCTCCGTCGGAGACTTCTTCTGGGCGGCCTTGGCCTTCATTCGAATCTCACCTGGCGAGCCTCACCTGTACGAAGCGCTTGCCGTCGAGCTGCCGGATGCGCCCTTCGACCTCGAGCGTGACGAGCAGGGCCGAAGCCCGGCCCACCGCCATACCGCTGCTCTCGATGATGCTGTCGATCCCCACCGGCTCTTCGCCGATGATCCGGAGGAGAAGACCCGCTTCCGTGTTGTCCTCGGGTAGAGACTCCCCGCGCGCCTCGCGGCTTAGCGGTAGCGCGCGGACCCGATCGCGCCACCGCAGGGGCAGCTGGCCTACGACGTCCTCCCAGCCCTGGATCAGCGCGGCACCGTCCTGGATCAGCCGGTGCGCGCCCACGCTCTGCGGGCTCGTGAGCGGCCCGGGCACGGCCATAACCTCGCGGCCAAGCTCGCCCGCCAGCCCCGCCGTGATCAACGAGCCGCTCCTCGAAGCGGCCTCGACGACCACCACGCCCAGCGACAGGCCCGCGATCACACGGTTGCGTGCCGGGAAATATCCCGCCAGGGGCCGCGTCCCGGGCTCGAACTGCGACACGAGCGCGCCAGACGCCTCGATCTCTCCCGCGAGCGGGCGATTCTCGGGCGGGTAGATCACGTCCACTCCCGAGCCCAGCACCGCGATCGTCCGGCCACCGGCCCGGAGTGCCCCGCGGTGGGCCGCGCTGTCAATGCCGCGAGCGAGTCCGCTCACCACGGTGACGCCGCGGGCTGCGAGATCGGCCCCGAGCCGTTCCGCCACGGCCAAGCCGTAGGGCGTCGCCGCGCGCGCGCCGACGATGGCGATCGCGAGGGCGTCGTCCTCCGCGAGCGCGCCGCGCACGTACAGCCGCTCGGGCGGCGCCTGGATCTCGCGGAGGTTGGCAGGGTACGCCGTGTCGCCGAGCGCGATCTGCCTCGGCGCGCGGCCTGTCTCCGTCCGGATACGTTCGCGCGTGGTGTTCATGGCTTCGTCCGTCGGCTCGACGGAATGAAAATCAGTATAGCAGACCGCCATGCCCGCCCCCGCAAACCCCCTACCGCCCGCCGGCGGCCCGCGAAGCCAGGAGCGTGCGGGCCTGCCGGGCCGCGTCACTCTTCGGAAACTGCTTGATCACCTGCTCCCAGGAGGCCTTCGCGCGCGCGGCGTCCCCAAGCGCGCGCTGGCAGAGGCCGATCTTCAACAGGGCCTCGGAAACCTGGGCGGCCTGCGTATAGCCGTCCACCGTCTTCTGGAACTCCGCCATCGCCTGCCGGTAGTCGCGCTGGCGGTAGTACGCCTCGCCGATGTGGTTCTGCGCCGCCGCCGCCTGCGGGTGCGCTGGGTACTGGACCACGAACTCAGTGAACTCGAGCGCCGCCTGCCCGTCGTCTCCGGCGTGGAGCTTGGCGAGCGCGGCGGCGAAATTCCTGTCCGCCTCCGCATTGCGCGAGGGAGGCGCGGCCAGCGCGGTTGCCGCCGGCGCGGCGGGCCTCGGCGCCGGAGCGGGAATCGGGACGGGCGTCACGGACGGTGCCGGCGGCGGCACGACAGCGGGGGCTGGGCGCGACTCCGGCGGCACGGGCGTCGCGCGCAGAGAGCGCATCGCGCCCTCGGCTTCGCTCAGCGACGCTTGGAGCTTTGCGAGCTGGTCGTTGAGATTCTTGATCTCGGCCACGAGGAATGCCTGCTGCGCGTCCATTGCCTTGACGTCGCCCGCGA
This genomic interval carries:
- the dprA gene encoding DNA-processing protein DprA; the encoded protein is MAVCYTDFHSVEPTDEAMNTTRERIRTETGRAPRQIALGDTAYPANLREIQAPPERLYVRGALAEDDALAIAIVGARAATPYGLAVAERLGADLAARGVTVVSGLARGIDSAAHRGALRAGGRTIAVLGSGVDVIYPPENRPLAGEIEASGALVSQFEPGTRPLAGYFPARNRVIAGLSLGVVVVEAASRSGSLITAGLAGELGREVMAVPGPLTSPQSVGAHRLIQDGAALIQGWEDVVGQLPLRWRDRVRALPLSREARGESLPEDNTEAGLLLRIIGEEPVGIDSIIESSGMAVGRASALLVTLEVEGRIRQLDGKRFVQVRLAR
- the ybgF gene encoding tol-pal system protein YbgF; the encoded protein is MLSLSVRALLCGVAAAALAGCTTGRGAQTPQDAPPARVTLADMKNAQDAQAQEIARLAGDVKAMDAQQAFLVAEIKNLNDQLAKLQASLSEAEGAMRSLRATPVPPESRPAPAVVPPPAPSVTPVPIPAPAPRPAAPAATALAAPPSRNAEADRNFAAALAKLHAGDDGQAALEFTEFVVQYPAHPQAAAAQNHIGEAYYRQRDYRQAMAEFQKTVDGYTQAAQVSEALLKIGLCQRALGDAARAKASWEQVIKQFPKSDAARQARTLLASRAAGGR